The window GTGCCGTACCCGCCGGAGCTGTTTCCGGGAGGCCGGGATGTCGAGACAGTGTACGGCACGATTAGGATCTTTGAGTGGGGTCCcgaagagggcgagaaggTGCTTCTGGTGCATGGCATTGGGACGCCGTGCATTGCAATGGGGGACATGGCGTGGGAGTTGGTGAGAAAGGGGTATCGAGTAATGCTCTTTGGTACGTTTCtatctctttctcttttttatattGCTTTGTTTCTATAAGTATTTCCTTACTTGCTGCTATACTCGCTGCTTGCTTGTTTTCGTTTTTGCAAGTCAAGGGGGAGTTTCAGATATACGAGCAGTGGGTGCTAACTTACAATGCACCGCCCATGTAGATCTCTTTGGAAGAGGCTACTCTGATGGCCCTTCCGATACGGCATACGACGAGTGCCTCTATACGGCTCAGATCCTCCTCGTGctggcatcttcatcgctgtcATGGACAGGCGCTTCGTCCTTCCACCTCATCGGCTACTCACTAGGCGgtgccctcgccgccgcctttgcAGCATACCACTCGCACATGGTGCGCTCCCTCACTGCCGTCTGCCCGGGAGGCCTCGTGCGAAAGGCCCACGTCTCCTGGCAGAGCCGCCTCATGTATTCTCACGGCTTACTGCCCGAGTGGCTCCTCCGGGGCTGGATGCGGTCACGGCTGGAACCGCAGCATGGACAGAGCGTGGATGTCCCCGAGGGCGATGAAGGAGATGTCCACTTTGACGACGTGCGGATTGCTGTCGGGAAGGAAGGATCCGTCAGGGTCGGTGAAGTCATCGGTTGGCAGCTGGAGGCCAACCCGGCATTTGTTCACAGTTATATGAGCACCATTCGCTACTCGCCAATCTACGACCAGCACGACAAGATGTGGGCAGTTTTGAGCAGAAAGCTCGCTGCGAATCGGGAGCTTGGTCGAGGGCTGCAACGGGTTTGCGTCATTCTGGGAGACAAAGACGCTCTTATTGTGAAGGACGAGTGGATCGAAGATACCAGGGCGGTGTTGGGCGAAGACGGCGTAGACGTTCGCGTGATTCCTGGCAGCCATTCCATTGCCATTTACAAAGGCAAGGAAGTCGTTGACGCAGCCATTGCATCGTGGAAGAGCAGTTGATAGAGCAAGACCAGGTCATCTTAGAGCAGTGGAACTGCGAGCAGCGGCGAGATTCGGTCCAAAAAGAATAGACATAGAAATTAGAAGTATACCAAAATAGATGACTAGCGATTGTTTCCAGTCTAATGCTTTGAAGAAGGTTTCCGTAAAATCGATGCCGCCGTTCAATCTAGGTctttataagaaaaagagcgAAACGCCTGGTGGAAAAACAACTTTCAAACACGCACACCATTACCAAACACCAAAGACGCCATGAACCCCAACGCTTCCCATGCCGCTATGTTCAAAACCAATCCCAAGCGCCTACTTATCGAGATTCCGAGCCTTGACAAAGCGGTTGATTTGCTCCCTAGTAAACTTGTCGTTATACTGTTCGTAACACTCATAAAATGATATTATCTCTTGCGTTGCGTCCACCATGGCGGCAATGTCGACGTCACTTTCGGCTAGCCAGGCCGCGAAATGCTGAACGCGAGTTATCCTGTTTTCCTGATGGCGTTCTTTTACTTCCGGTGTGGACGGGATTTCGGCGAGGATGCCTCCTTGGCCTGATCGAGCTGAGTGCGCCTGGCTCAGCGCAGCCTGTGCGGCAGCCAGGCCCGCAGCCGCGGCCCCGGACGAGTTCTGTCCCGGAACTGAGGAATTGGGACGCAGAACCAGAGCCAAGAGGATTGCTACCAGCGCAACGGTGTGAGGCGAGCAGAGAAACGGCAAGTCTGTCATGTAGTGATCGTTGATGATGGACTTTGCGAGCTGCACGTCCTCGTCCACCAGGGCGAACTCGTTGCGCAGAGCCAGCAGGCTTCGGTAGGGCTGATACACGATGAGCTGGGAGCTCATTTCGCTGATAAGGAAGAACTCGCACTCTCCAATCTTGGACGTGTCCAGCCCGATGAAGTCCTGCCAGAGCTGTCTGGCCTCCGTGACGATTAGTCGGATATGCTGAGGTGACTCTTCCATCTTGCAGGCCAGGTATATCGCGGTCGTGATGACGAGATAGGGGTTCGTGCGACGGATCTCGACTCGAGTGTAGAAGCGCTTCAGGTAGACCTGCgccgtggccatggcctgCTGGCGGATGGTGAGACGCTTCCCCAGCCTTAGCAACTCTTAAAGAGGGAGAATTAGCTGGGAAACGATGAGATCGAGAAGCAACACGGGGGACTCACGCTGATTGAAATAAATGGCTAGGTGTCTTGGCTGCGGAAGAGGAAACATGCGCACGATCTCCGGGTTCTCgtcctccagcttctgtcGCATCAGGGCGAGCTCATCTTTGGTAAATAGCCAATATCGCTTCTGCGTCGACTCCCAGTAGTTGGCGGACATGGCTGTGGAGCAGGAGGCCGCGAAGGCGCCTCTCCCTCCGACAGCGAGATGGGACGGACGTGTAACTCTATGAAAGGAGCGTGTAACGACTGACTCTGGTTTGGATAAGTGATGATTGCCAGGTTGAAGGAAAGCGTGTCGCATAATACCTACTGCATGTAATACTGCATCGTCGGGCCAATCTACGCTCGGACGGGAGAGGCTGCGGGGCGATAAGCGACGTGCCTTATCCTTATCAAAGCAACCCCCCCTTATTTGCCCCGAACCAAACACCTGCGATTTATTACGTAGCGGTCGCTAAAGCCCCCGTAGCACAGCGCTACCCAGGCTATTCCTCCCTAAAAGAGCCGTCCGTTAACCCGCGGCCTCCAATCCTGCTCCCGAGCTACGACGTCAGTTGCTGTCCCCGTTTCTCAATTGGCATCGCCCGCCAGATCGCAAGCCTCCAGACCTCTACGATGCGGCTGAGATAACACCGGAACGACACAAGACGACGTGCCTGCAGAATTCCTCACCCCACAGCGGCATCCCCATTGCCGCTTCGACGTCGCCTTCGAGAAATGCCAGAGCCATGACACAGTCTAGGCCAGCTACCGAGGTGGAGAAAGGGCTTCATGAGCCGCAAATCCAGCATCATGATCGCGTTGAGAGTCTCTGGGCTCAGCTGgagcccagcgccagcggaGAGCTGGACTTTAAGGGCCTGAAGAAGGGCTTCAAAAAGATTGATCACCGTGAGAAGCTGCtccctccctctcttttgcGCCTCTGCGCATCCTACCCCACAAATGACTATCTGGGCCTTTGTtgactttttctctcttgcaAACAGCGCTGAAGAATGCGGATGCGATGCTGAAAAAGATCATGAACGAGGTGGATACAAACGGCGATGGAAGGATTCAATATGAAGGTACATGATTGATTGTTTCTGGCGTGCGCAAGCCGCCTTATACACAGCTATAGCTAGCTACAGCTACTGACCTGGGGCTTTTTCCTTTGACCTGCTAGAGTTTCGAGATTTTGTACGGCAAGCGGAGCGTCAACTTTTCGACCTATTCAAATCCATCGATCGCGACGGCAACGGCAAGCTGGACAAGTCTGAGCTCCAGACGGCATTCAAGGCTGCGGGGTTGACGGTGTCAAGCCGAAGGCTCAATGATTTTTTCAGCGACATGGACCTCAACAATGATGGATACGTGAGCTTCGACGAGTGGCGGTAAGTGAAGCATAACGCACTTCTTCTGATTCACCGACTGCATCTTTGTTTTCTGCCATGACATGGATGGGGGCCgtttcttggtcttgggtGGATCGCTGTCAGGCGCACGATCTCAAGGGGTCATGTGCCTCGGTCTTGAGCTGGGGACACGGGCACGAACACCACAAGACCGATCACCAACAAACGCCCCGTTTGTGCCTTCTGATATATATGCCTCATGAAACACGACACCGAATGGCGAAAATGCATCCACCAGCTGACCGAGCTACCCCAGGAAATTCCTGCTCTTCATGCCGGGGAACCAGGATGCGTCCCATCTCCATGCCGTCCTGTCCTTTTATTACTCGGTGGTTAATGTCACGCCCGAGGGAGACTCCCTCGTGAGTGGGGAAACATTGGAAGGCTTAGGTAGGGCCGGTTCTTCTAGCTCTTTTCTTAATATCCTCTTCGGCTCTCTCCTAAGAGTGGCCTTTCCTTCGTCCTATCCGAGGACGCCCCCAGAGCTTCCATCACCTCCTCCACCGTCTCCTCCGCAAGCCGCTGGGATAGCAGACCCGGAGCTCCAAGTGCCGCTACAACATGCAAGAGGAAATTTTGTTGACGCGACGGCGCATGCGTCTGCTGTCGAGATTTCAGAAGTCGAGCAGGACCCGTCAGGGGCAGATGATGCCGTTACAGAGACCGACGGCGATGGCATCTCAGTCGAGCACCGTGAAGAGTCCTCCTCAACCGGAGCTTTAtcgacaaaaagaaagaagttTAGACTGACAGACTTTGCTCCCCATCCAGGTTACTTCCTCGCGGGTGCCATCGCCGGTGGAGTGTCGCGGACGGCCACTGCTCCGCTTGATCGACTAAAGGTGTATTTGCTTGTCAACACCACCAGCGGAGCCGAGACGGCGATAGGGGCTTTGAAGCAGGGCCGCATCATTGATGCCCTGAGAAACGCAGCGAGGCCTTTTAGCGATGCCATGAAGGATCTGTATCGATCAGGCGGAGTCCGCAGTTTTTTTGCCGGTAAGCATTTTGGTCACCATGGTTGTGAGCAGTGAATGTACTTTGCGCGAATGGGCTAACCAATGGCTGTTAAACAACAACAGGCAATGGATTGAATGTCATAAAGATTATGCCGGAGACGGCCATCAAGTTTGGATCATACGAAGCTGCCAAGCGAGCGCTGGCCAATTTTGAGGGCCACGGAGATGCCAGAAATATCAACTCTTATTCAAAATTCGTTGCCGGTGGTCTAGCTGGAATGATTGCCCAGTACGTAGCAGCTGATGATCCCAAGCAGCTTGGTGTTGAATGGCTCTGAATACTGTTTGCTGACTACGCATTACCAACAGATTCTGCGTCTACCCCCTCGATACTCTTAAATTCCGACTTCAGTGCGAAACTGTCAAAGATGGCCTGACGGGGCGCGCCCTTGTCCGACAGACAGCCTTGAAAATGTACGCAGATGGCGGTCTGCGCGCCTGCTACCGGGGTGTCACTATGGGCTTGATCGGCATGTTCCCATATAGTGCGATTGACATGGGAACTTTTGAGTTTCTCAAGCAGAGTTACCGCATCCGCTATGCCAAATATGCGGGATGTCACGAAGACGACGTTGAACCTGGTAATATCGCCACGGGAATCATCGGCGCAACATCCGGAGCCTTTGGCGCGTCGGTTGTTTATCCACTGAACGTGGTGCGAACACGACTACAGACGCAAGGCACGGTGATGCACCCTCAAACATACACAGGAATCTGGGACGTTACGCAAAAGACGATCCAGCATGAAGGCTTCCGCGGACTCTACAAGGGCCTGACGCCAAACCTTCTCAAAGTTGCCCCGGCGTTGAGTATAACGTGGGTGGTGTACGAAAACGCAAAGCGCATTCTCGCACTGCACTGATTGATGAAGATCAGGGTGGCTGCAATATCACGGAGCCGGTGAGGGGGATATagaggaaaaagaatatgat is drawn from Trichoderma atroviride chromosome 7, complete sequence and contains these coding sequences:
- a CDS encoding uncharacterized protein (EggNog:ENOG41~MEROPS:MER0036075) translates to MSLYGHRFRPDNLSQRGTAALAAAACLSLYLLVRPTLSPRAKSPKTNIVRVKHRDGGAPADPEDSPEKAAAAVPYPPELFPGGRDVETVYGTIRIFEWGPEEGEKVLLVHGIGTPCIAMGDMAWELVRKGYRVMLFDLFGRGYSDGPSDTAYDECLYTAQILLVLASSSLSWTGASSFHLIGYSLGGALAAAFAAYHSHMVRSLTAVCPGGLVRKAHVSWQSRLMYSHGLLPEWLLRGWMRSRLEPQHGQSVDVPEGDEGDVHFDDVRIAVGKEGSVRVGEVIGWQLEANPAFVHSYMSTIRYSPIYDQHDKMWAVLSRKLAANRELGRGLQRVCVILGDKDALIVKDEWIEDTRAVLGEDGVDVRVIPGSHSIAIYKGKEVVDAAIASWKSS
- a CDS encoding uncharacterized protein (TransMembrane:1 (o234-254i)): MRHAFLQPGNHHLSKPESVVTRSFHRVTRPSHLAVGGRGAFAASCSTAMSANYWESTQKRYWLFTKDELALMRQKLEDENPEIVRMFPLPQPRHLAIYFNQQLLRLGKRLTIRQQAMATAQVYLKRFYTRVEIRRTNPYLVITTAIYLACKMEESPQHIRLIVTEARQLWQDFIGLDTSKIGECEFFLISEMSSQLIVYQPYRSLLALRNEFALVDEDVQLAKSIINDHYMTDLPFLCSPHTVALVAILLALVLRPNSSVPGQNSSGAAAAGLAAAQAALSQAHSARSGQGGILAEIPSTPEVKERHQENRITRVQHFAAWLAESDVDIAAMVDATQEIISFYECYEQYNDKFTREQINRFVKARNLDK